A window of the Mauremys reevesii isolate NIE-2019 linkage group 26, ASM1616193v1, whole genome shotgun sequence genome harbors these coding sequences:
- the NDUFS7 gene encoding NADH dehydrogenase [ubiquinone] iron-sulfur protein 7, mitochondrial: MAALAAPRLTRAGIFLLRPSAVTPAHAQSLHETPVTCHADSPSQVQQKSTAIVQKKSYVPTSRGEYIVTKFDDLINWARRSSLWPMTFGLACCAVEMMHMAAPRYDMDRFGVVFRASPRQADVMIVAGTLTNKMAPALRKVYDQMPEPRYVISMGSCANGGGYYHYSYSVVRGCDRIVPVDIYVPGCPPSAEALLYGILQLQRKIKREKNVQIWYRR, from the exons ATGGCTGCGCTGGCTG CTCCTCGCCTGACCCGGGCTGGGATATTTCTTTTGCG GCCCAGTGCTGTAACACCTGCTCATGCTCAGTCGCTCCATGAGACGCCAGTGACCTGCCATGCTGACAG CCCCTCCCAGGTCCAGCAAAAGAGCACTGCCATCGTCCAGAAAAAATCCTACGTCCCTACCAGCCGGGGAGagtatattgtcaccaaatttgatgACCTAATCAACTGGGCTCGTAGG AGCTCCCTGTGGCCGATGACCTTTGGCCTGGCGTGCTGTGCGGTGGAGATGATGCACATGGCGGCTCCTCGCTATGACATGGATCGCTTCGGGGTGGTGTTCCGGGCCAGCCCCCGGCAGGCGGACGTCATGATTGTGGCCGGCACCCTGACTAACAAAATGGCCCCAGCCCTTCGGAAG GTTTATGACCAGATGCCTGAACCACGCTATGTGATCTCCATGGGAAG CTGTGCTAATGGCGGTGGTTACTACCACTACTCCTATTCCGTGGTGAGGGGCTGCGACCGCATTGTGCCAGTGGACATCTACGTCCCAG gCTGCCCACCCTCCGCCGAAGCGCTGCTCTATGGCATCCTGCAGCTGCAGAGGAAAATCAAGCGGGAGAAGAACGTTCAAATCTGGTACAGGAGATAG